Proteins encoded in a region of the Rhodococcus sp. SBT000017 genome:
- a CDS encoding DUF3558 domain-containing protein, with product MGEAMRRARRWILAMAVLLIAAGCSSTADGDAVAGATSSAVPSTTTSAPTPWDPCTIPDEAIERAGLNVDTKESGVFGRDQFGFKICGWENQAPPESKYYVRIFVGFQTIDWISDTSRFDGLRPVQLGTRDATQFEQISATESLNCGVAYTAGSELVMSTIISDVLVDSPQYDPCTELNSLIATLGSELPS from the coding sequence ATGGGTGAGGCAATGCGCAGGGCACGACGATGGATACTGGCGATGGCGGTGCTGCTGATCGCCGCAGGCTGCTCGAGCACCGCAGATGGGGACGCCGTCGCCGGCGCGACATCGAGTGCGGTGCCCAGTACGACGACCTCTGCGCCGACGCCTTGGGACCCATGCACCATCCCCGACGAGGCCATCGAGCGTGCAGGATTGAACGTGGACACCAAGGAATCGGGGGTGTTCGGGCGGGATCAATTCGGATTCAAGATCTGTGGCTGGGAAAACCAGGCGCCGCCGGAGAGCAAGTACTACGTGCGAATTTTCGTGGGGTTCCAAACCATCGACTGGATCAGCGACACGAGTCGTTTCGATGGACTGCGCCCTGTCCAGCTGGGCACTCGCGACGCTACTCAGTTTGAACAGATTTCCGCGACTGAATCACTCAACTGCGGCGTCGCCTACACGGCCGGTAGCGAACTGGTCATGTCAACGATCATCTCCGACGTGCTTGTCGATTCACCGCAATACGATCCGTGCACCGAGCTGAACTCGTTGATCGCGACGCTCGGTTCCGAACTTCCCAGTTGA
- a CDS encoding ABC transporter ATP-binding protein, with protein MIRQNEVAVRLVGVRKGHGEGHRAVSALDGVSMDFERGSFTAIMGPSGSGKSTLLQCAAGLDHPSDGTVTIAGFDIAALDEKARNELRRRHVGFVFQAFNLVGSLTAAQNVELPVRFAGDRVPTNEVTAALAEVGLEDRASHRPAEMSGGQQQRVALARALSTRPDVLFADEPTGALDTRTSKEVLSLMRKLVDDQHQTTVMVTHDPLAASYADRVIFLEDGRIVDSLQIGRSRSDNAAVITARMAGLEKWCSLAPTFGRPGEAFWPRCWPRHSGQP; from the coding sequence ATGATTCGACAGAATGAAGTTGCGGTTCGACTCGTCGGAGTTCGGAAGGGTCATGGCGAGGGGCATCGTGCGGTTTCGGCTCTCGACGGCGTGTCGATGGACTTCGAGCGGGGGAGCTTCACTGCGATCATGGGGCCGTCGGGTTCTGGCAAGTCGACACTCCTGCAGTGCGCAGCGGGCCTCGATCATCCAAGCGATGGCACCGTCACGATCGCAGGCTTCGACATCGCCGCGTTGGACGAGAAAGCGCGGAACGAGCTGCGGCGACGGCACGTGGGTTTCGTCTTCCAGGCGTTCAATCTCGTGGGCTCACTGACCGCGGCTCAAAACGTCGAGCTGCCAGTGCGATTCGCCGGTGATCGCGTTCCGACGAACGAGGTGACGGCAGCGCTGGCAGAAGTGGGGCTCGAGGATCGCGCGTCGCATCGTCCCGCTGAGATGTCGGGCGGTCAGCAGCAACGGGTCGCCCTGGCGCGCGCTCTGAGCACCCGTCCGGATGTGCTCTTCGCGGACGAACCGACCGGCGCATTGGACACTCGTACCTCGAAAGAGGTTCTGTCGTTGATGCGGAAGCTCGTCGACGATCAACACCAGACCACGGTGATGGTCACCCACGACCCGCTCGCCGCCTCGTACGCGGACAGGGTGATCTTCCTCGAGGACGGTCGCATCGTCGACTCGCTGCAGATCGGCCGCAGTCGCTCGGACAACGCTGCGGTGATCACGGCTCGGATGGCTGGGCTGGAGAAGTGGTGCTCGCTTGCGCCAACGTTCGGACGTCCTGGCGAAGCTTTCTGGCCGCGTTGTTGGCCAAGACATTCGGGGCAGCCTTGA
- a CDS encoding reverse transcriptase family protein, whose product MIEREFTPRAAATLARLAADAEWTRSGLEEAFEPLVPAKASWLADRVINLYPSPPFDEASTFVLLRDLPFIPEPSVSSQRPTRHSDKPWRFEVPRYETTGQLARSLDLTISEIEWFADLQGRLRAAPFPLQHYRSARLDKRQGIRLLEVPKPRLREIQRKILRRILDRIPAHPAAHGFRTARSPRTFAMPHSERDVVISVDLRRFFPSIGFDRVVAIFEAVGYPRKVAANLAALCTTVTPAGELVGVDRPTAARLRATHLPQGAPTSPALANLAARQLDIRAAGLARSVGARYSRYADDLAFSGGADIDVDRLLWLISQIAHDESFTIHPDKTRVRRAHQRQQLTGLVVNAWPAVPREEYDTLRALLHNCIATGAAEQNRDDRSDFRAHVHGRIARIGETNETRRAKLLNMASRVNWD is encoded by the coding sequence GTGATCGAGCGGGAGTTCACTCCGCGAGCAGCGGCGACTCTGGCCCGCCTGGCTGCCGACGCCGAATGGACGCGGTCCGGACTCGAGGAGGCGTTCGAGCCACTCGTCCCGGCCAAGGCGTCGTGGTTGGCGGATCGGGTCATCAATCTGTATCCGAGTCCGCCGTTCGACGAAGCATCGACTTTCGTTCTGCTGCGCGACCTTCCGTTCATTCCGGAGCCGTCGGTGTCGTCACAGAGACCGACGCGTCACAGTGACAAGCCCTGGCGATTCGAGGTACCGCGGTACGAGACCACCGGTCAGCTCGCGCGGTCGCTGGACTTGACGATCTCGGAGATCGAATGGTTCGCCGATCTGCAGGGCAGGCTACGCGCCGCGCCGTTCCCGCTGCAGCACTATCGATCTGCACGGCTCGACAAGCGTCAGGGTATCCGGTTGCTCGAGGTGCCGAAACCACGATTGCGCGAGATTCAGCGAAAGATACTGCGCCGCATTCTCGATCGTATTCCGGCTCATCCCGCCGCGCACGGGTTTCGCACAGCGCGAAGTCCCAGAACATTCGCGATGCCGCATTCCGAACGTGACGTGGTGATCTCGGTGGATCTTCGACGCTTCTTTCCGTCCATCGGGTTCGATCGCGTGGTCGCGATCTTCGAGGCGGTCGGCTATCCCAGGAAGGTCGCGGCGAATCTCGCCGCGCTCTGCACGACGGTCACCCCGGCAGGTGAATTGGTCGGCGTGGACCGTCCCACTGCGGCGCGGCTTCGAGCCACCCACTTGCCGCAGGGCGCGCCCACGTCACCCGCGTTGGCGAATCTGGCTGCGCGACAGCTCGATATCCGGGCCGCAGGCCTGGCCCGGTCCGTCGGTGCCCGCTACAGCCGCTACGCCGACGATCTGGCGTTCTCCGGTGGTGCAGACATCGACGTGGACAGACTGCTGTGGCTGATTTCTCAGATCGCCCACGACGAAAGCTTCACGATTCATCCCGACAAGACCAGGGTTCGACGCGCTCATCAGCGACAACAGCTGACCGGGCTTGTCGTCAACGCGTGGCCGGCAGTGCCCCGAGAGGAGTACGACACTCTCAGGGCGCTGCTGCACAACTGCATTGCCACCGGCGCAGCCGAGCAGAATCGCGACGACCGAAGCGACTTCCGAGCTCACGTCCACGGACGCATCGCCCGAATCGGCGAAACGAACGAAACGCGTCGAGCGAAGCTACTGAACATGGCGTCCCGGGTGAATTGGGACTGA
- a CDS encoding MarR family winged helix-turn-helix transcriptional regulator: protein MDEGLADLLHRVVLLLGEAARAQLDSPDGPTYSQLRILGTLDDIAPVTQHELAQAMSVSDPAISRALQPLRETGLVDITVDPTHARRRLVRITDAGRHTFHSAGKPLQDQFRAALIEAGFPYDSYLEHTKQLADLLDGTAPGASKDQPDE from the coding sequence GTGGACGAAGGGTTGGCGGACTTGTTGCACCGCGTTGTGCTCTTGCTGGGCGAAGCAGCACGGGCGCAACTCGACAGCCCTGACGGACCGACCTACAGCCAGCTGCGGATTCTCGGAACTCTGGACGACATAGCGCCGGTCACCCAGCATGAACTGGCGCAGGCGATGTCGGTATCCGATCCGGCGATCAGCAGGGCGCTTCAGCCTCTACGCGAGACCGGGCTCGTCGACATCACCGTCGACCCCACGCACGCTCGACGCCGTCTGGTCCGCATTACCGACGCAGGCAGGCACACATTCCACTCGGCCGGGAAGCCGCTGCAAGATCAGTTCCGCGCAGCACTGATCGAGGCGGGCTTTCCGTACGACAGCTACCTCGAACACACCAAGCAACTCGCGGACCTTCTCGACGGAACCGCTCCTGGAGCGTCGAAAGATCAACCGGACGAATGA
- a CDS encoding DUF6790 family protein encodes MQSDFTCTPFMFEIAFANLALAVLAIRAAAASVRELMTIGLSSAAFLWGAVIGHLYQWFANGDHAPGNTGGVLVYDILAPAGLIAIAAVSMRTRSAEGLPS; translated from the coding sequence ATGCAATCGGATTTCACCTGCACACCGTTCATGTTCGAGATCGCCTTCGCCAACCTGGCCCTGGCCGTCCTGGCGATACGTGCCGCTGCCGCCTCTGTGCGGGAACTGATGACCATCGGCCTGAGCAGTGCAGCTTTTCTCTGGGGCGCGGTGATAGGACACCTCTATCAATGGTTCGCCAACGGTGACCACGCCCCGGGCAATACCGGCGGCGTGCTTGTCTACGACATCCTCGCCCCTGCGGGATTGATCGCTATCGCTGCCGTATCGATGCGAACACGCTCCGCCGAAGGACTGCCATCGTAG
- a CDS encoding ABC transporter permease: MLACANVRTSWRSFLAALLAKTFGAALISATLIVYDSSRPVVQPRLEGAAVLVLPAQAQNEFGSKADFIPWSASRAGQIVDDLGSVPGAEAVIIDRSFYAQPFIDGAPIEDEGAQEAGHGWSSAQLKPYRLISGVAPSNSAEIVVPSSVGVSPGDPVSVNLASGIESFTVSGTLDGEGFYFADSVAAQLDPGVRAIGIVASPDSSIDDIVRKAEQRLGDRGRIATGSDRAALEPEFVSHRRNLGTQLVTAMSALGLFTTVFVVGSTLALAMSERRREIGLLRAVGASPGQVRRMVLGEAAAIGLVGGLVGAAFGVAAAPALRILLLNLDVQPPDFELRISLWPLLLTVGIGVLVAVVGAWAVARSATRVAPIEALLTAAVERRPMTRSRWVAGLVALIGGVGATVLTATTGSDSRINTAIGAAMLLIVAASLLAPVVIGPIARIVTWPLERGSRSAAMMLVRAELTTSTRRAAATAAPVIAAVGFAVLLSGMVQTMAAAYPSEQAEQLRGLALVTSDGTAGLSDEVVAETGAGPVGTRAGLPTRVFVSRAANDVVVIDAVGSFDERYAAPGQAVLDEPTATLLGVEAGESLSVQFVDGNYENVVVSQVLPLDPARGSFVLPRDLVRSHDPSALTDIVFLPEDQAPTHLTSGAKVEDAYSFALQDYMVDARLTNWLATVLMAMTVGYSGLAIANSLAMSAYRRGPDTAVLKASGGSARQLLSMAVGETVIVVAIGSLLGVLVTVPPLYGMAAGLSQVTGTEVGLHVDWSSVVWVVAGCSALALVATVTVTRRALRVRAG, from the coding sequence GTGCTCGCTTGCGCCAACGTTCGGACGTCCTGGCGAAGCTTTCTGGCCGCGTTGTTGGCCAAGACATTCGGGGCAGCCTTGATCAGCGCCACACTCATCGTCTACGACTCCTCGCGCCCGGTAGTTCAGCCGCGACTGGAAGGCGCAGCCGTGCTGGTCTTGCCTGCACAGGCACAGAACGAGTTCGGTAGCAAAGCAGACTTCATTCCTTGGAGCGCAAGCCGAGCTGGGCAGATCGTCGACGATCTCGGCTCGGTACCAGGAGCGGAAGCTGTGATCATCGACCGATCGTTCTATGCCCAGCCGTTCATCGACGGTGCGCCGATCGAGGACGAGGGAGCACAAGAAGCCGGACACGGCTGGTCCAGTGCGCAATTGAAGCCGTACCGGTTGATATCCGGTGTTGCACCGTCGAATTCCGCCGAGATTGTCGTCCCGAGTTCGGTGGGAGTTTCTCCTGGAGATCCGGTCTCGGTCAATCTCGCGTCGGGGATCGAGAGTTTCACGGTGTCGGGAACACTGGACGGCGAGGGGTTCTACTTTGCCGACAGCGTTGCAGCGCAACTCGATCCCGGAGTGCGCGCGATCGGGATCGTAGCGTCACCCGATTCGAGCATCGACGACATCGTGAGGAAGGCCGAGCAGCGACTGGGCGATCGAGGTCGGATTGCTACCGGCTCCGATCGCGCTGCTCTCGAGCCGGAGTTCGTTTCACACCGAAGAAACCTCGGCACTCAGCTGGTGACCGCGATGTCCGCATTGGGCTTGTTCACGACCGTCTTCGTTGTCGGATCGACACTCGCTCTTGCCATGTCCGAACGCCGGCGGGAGATCGGCTTGCTCAGGGCTGTCGGTGCGTCGCCGGGACAAGTCCGGCGCATGGTGCTCGGTGAGGCTGCGGCAATCGGCCTCGTCGGCGGTCTGGTCGGTGCCGCGTTCGGGGTTGCTGCAGCTCCGGCGCTTCGGATCCTGCTGTTGAACCTCGACGTCCAACCACCGGATTTCGAGCTTCGTATCTCGTTGTGGCCCTTGCTCCTCACCGTCGGGATCGGGGTCTTGGTTGCGGTGGTCGGTGCCTGGGCAGTCGCTCGGTCCGCTACCAGGGTTGCTCCGATCGAGGCGCTGCTCACCGCCGCAGTAGAACGACGTCCGATGACGAGGTCGCGGTGGGTCGCCGGACTTGTCGCGCTCATCGGCGGTGTGGGTGCGACAGTGCTGACAGCGACAACCGGATCCGACAGCAGAATCAACACCGCAATCGGTGCCGCCATGCTGTTGATCGTTGCTGCATCGCTGCTTGCACCGGTCGTGATCGGACCGATCGCACGCATCGTGACGTGGCCGCTCGAACGCGGATCCCGCTCGGCAGCAATGATGCTCGTCAGAGCGGAACTGACCACGAGTACCCGACGCGCTGCTGCTACCGCTGCCCCTGTCATCGCTGCAGTCGGCTTTGCGGTGCTACTGAGCGGAATGGTGCAGACGATGGCCGCGGCATATCCGTCGGAACAGGCCGAGCAACTGCGTGGTCTGGCGCTCGTGACATCCGATGGAACAGCAGGGCTGAGTGATGAGGTCGTGGCCGAAACAGGTGCCGGCCCGGTCGGAACGCGAGCCGGTCTGCCGACTCGGGTGTTCGTTTCGAGAGCTGCGAACGACGTTGTGGTCATCGACGCAGTGGGTAGCTTCGACGAGCGGTATGCCGCCCCGGGACAGGCGGTGCTCGACGAGCCGACTGCGACGTTGCTCGGTGTCGAAGCCGGTGAGTCGCTGTCGGTGCAGTTCGTGGACGGGAACTACGAGAACGTTGTGGTGTCGCAGGTGCTTCCACTCGATCCCGCCCGCGGGTCGTTCGTACTACCTCGTGACTTGGTGCGCAGTCATGATCCGTCAGCGTTGACCGATATCGTGTTCCTGCCGGAAGATCAGGCACCGACACACCTGACCTCCGGTGCAAAGGTCGAGGACGCCTACAGTTTTGCGCTGCAGGACTACATGGTCGACGCGCGGCTCACCAATTGGCTTGCGACGGTGTTGATGGCAATGACGGTGGGATACAGCGGGCTTGCGATTGCGAACAGTCTGGCAATGTCGGCATATCGTCGCGGGCCCGACACTGCTGTTCTGAAAGCCTCCGGAGGCAGTGCCCGCCAGCTGCTGTCGATGGCCGTCGGGGAGACCGTGATCGTCGTGGCGATCGGTTCCCTGCTGGGCGTACTCGTCACTGTGCCGCCGCTGTACGGCATGGCGGCCGGCCTGTCGCAGGTGACGGGAACCGAGGTCGGTCTGCACGTCGATTGGTCATCCGTGGTGTGGGTGGTCGCGGGATGTTCGGCTCTTGCGTTGGTGGCCACCGTGACAGTGACGCGACGGGCGCTTCGGGTGCGGGCGGGATAG